Proteins co-encoded in one Oncorhynchus masou masou isolate Uvic2021 chromosome 22, UVic_Omas_1.1, whole genome shotgun sequence genomic window:
- the LOC135509508 gene encoding overexpressed in colon carcinoma 1 protein translates to MGCGNSSAASTSGGGPAETSKDLTDESSPDDEKRRNYGGVYVGLPSDMTTVAGSQSKSTDKN, encoded by the exons ATGGGTTGTGGCAATTCCTCAGCCGCCAGCACCTCAGGAGGGG GACCTGCAGAAACCTCCAAAGATTT GACAGATGAGTCCTCACCAGACGATGAGAAAAGAAG GAACTATGGCGGGGTGTACGTAGGTCTACCATCTGACATGACCACCGTTGCAGGCAGCCAGTCCAAGTCCACAGACAAAA